The following proteins are encoded in a genomic region of Dioscorea cayenensis subsp. rotundata cultivar TDr96_F1 unplaced genomic scaffold, TDr96_F1_v2_PseudoChromosome.rev07_lg8_w22 25.fasta BLBR01001249.1, whole genome shotgun sequence:
- the LOC120255952 gene encoding E3 ubiquitin protein ligase DRIP2-like isoform X2 encodes MEECEVIDLWHKSLRQMNGKDLQILERKSLISVEKARKEEDFDGARVVMHLQRTVYGLLCSLQTALCEKKLKCRRRKVNAPEVTPSFSFPVIRKERSLSSLVVNTPRIATQNSLTGRRSKAVGRRAAAMRGPSPTVTEVNKKENDSDGRADNSSSSETLSKMTQNRRQNFAKAESSGQTNHQDSESVRDPFIDRAELWKLLNCLVEAANRTKALKSSSPQCTVVKAEQINFPDSEAYFNKLKVREHMNKSNVQDDKNASVSTTQTLVRSRRLNGVSRRKKELETSVQALVDTAGKRERRRSPVWFSLVASTDKEGDCPLPQISSSYLRIRDGNLPVSFIQKYLVKKLGLASEAEVEITCRGQSIIPTMALHNLIDLWLRSGSSIKDPAFLGTSAKEFVMVLSYRRKV; translated from the exons ATGGAGGAATGTGAAGTTATAGATCTATGGCACAAGAGTCTTCGTCAGATGAATGGGAAAGACCTCcaaattcttgaaagaaaatCTCTAATTTCGGTGGAGAAAGCCAGAAAG GAAGAAGATTTTGATGGCGCAAGGGTAGTTATGCACTTGCAAAGGACTGTCTACGGCCTGCTATGTTCCTTGCAAACAGCTTTGTGTGAAAAAAAGCTTAAATGCAGGAG GCGAAAAGTTAATGCACCTGAAGTTAcaccttctttctcttttccggTCATACGGAAGGAGCGATCTCTATCTTCATTGGTGGTCAATACACCAAGAATAGCAACCCAGAACAGTTTGACAGGAAGGAGATCCAAGGCTGTTGGTAGAAGAGCTGCTGCTATGCGTGGCCCTAGTCCAACAGTTACCGAAGTCAATAAAAAGGAGAATGACAGTGATGGACGGGCAGATAACTCTAGTTCATCTGAGACCCTGAGCAAGATGACTCAAAATAGAAGGCAG aACTTTGCAAAGGCAGAGTCATCTGGCCAGACAAATCATCAAGATTCAGAAAGTGTCAGGGATCCTTTTATTGATAGGGCTGAGCTTTGGAAACTCTTGAATTGTCTGGTTGAAGCCGCTAACAGAACAAAGGCACTTAAATCAAGCAGCCCACAATGCACTGTTGTGAAGGCAGAGCAAATTAATTTTCCAGATAGTGAAgcatatttcaataaattgaaagTTAGGGAGCATATGAACAAATCCAATGTTCAAGATGACAAGAATGCCAGTGTCTCCACTACCCAAACATTGGTCAGATCAAGAAGATTGAATGGAGTTAGTCGGAGAAAGAAGGAGCTTGAGACATCAGTCCAAGCACTAGTTGATACTGCTGGTAAACGTGAAAGGAGGAGGAGCCCAGTTTGGTTCTCATTGGTTGCTTCCACTGACAA AGAAGGAGATTGTCCATTGCCCCAGATCTCCTCAAGTTACTTGAGGATTAG GGATGGAAACCTGCCAGTTTCTTTCATCCAAAAGTACCTTGTAAAGAAACTTGGTCTTGCGAGTGAAGCTGAG GTGGAAATTACATGCAGGGGGCAGTCAATCATTCCCACAATGGCCCTGCACAACTTGATAGATCTTTGGTTGCGGTCGggttcttcaataaaagacCCGGCATTCCTTGGCACTTCAGCCAAGGAATTCGTGATGGTTTTATCATATCGCCGTAAAGTCTAG
- the LOC120255952 gene encoding E3 ubiquitin protein ligase DRIP2-like isoform X1: protein MEECEVIDLWHKSLRQMNGKDLQILERKSLISVEKARKEEDFDGARVVMHLQRTVYGLLCSLQTALCEKKLKCRRRKVNAPEVTPSFSFPVIRKERSLSSLVVNTPRIATQNSLTGRRSKAVGRRAAAMRGPSPTVTEVNKKENDSDGRADNSSSSETLSKMTQNRRQNFAKAESSGQTNHQDSESVRDPFIDRAELWKLLNCLVEAANRTKALKSSSPQCTVVKAEQINFPDSEAYFNKLKVREHMNKSNVQDDKNASVSTTQTLVRSRRLNGVSRRKKELETSVQALVDTAGKRERRRSPVWFSLVASTDKLDFFVYCYGITFYNHRSSASFLTLHKSFREGDCPLPQISSSYLRIRDGNLPVSFIQKYLVKKLGLASEAEVEITCRGQSIIPTMALHNLIDLWLRSGSSIKDPAFLGTSAKEFVMVLSYRRKV from the exons ATGGAGGAATGTGAAGTTATAGATCTATGGCACAAGAGTCTTCGTCAGATGAATGGGAAAGACCTCcaaattcttgaaagaaaatCTCTAATTTCGGTGGAGAAAGCCAGAAAG GAAGAAGATTTTGATGGCGCAAGGGTAGTTATGCACTTGCAAAGGACTGTCTACGGCCTGCTATGTTCCTTGCAAACAGCTTTGTGTGAAAAAAAGCTTAAATGCAGGAG GCGAAAAGTTAATGCACCTGAAGTTAcaccttctttctcttttccggTCATACGGAAGGAGCGATCTCTATCTTCATTGGTGGTCAATACACCAAGAATAGCAACCCAGAACAGTTTGACAGGAAGGAGATCCAAGGCTGTTGGTAGAAGAGCTGCTGCTATGCGTGGCCCTAGTCCAACAGTTACCGAAGTCAATAAAAAGGAGAATGACAGTGATGGACGGGCAGATAACTCTAGTTCATCTGAGACCCTGAGCAAGATGACTCAAAATAGAAGGCAG aACTTTGCAAAGGCAGAGTCATCTGGCCAGACAAATCATCAAGATTCAGAAAGTGTCAGGGATCCTTTTATTGATAGGGCTGAGCTTTGGAAACTCTTGAATTGTCTGGTTGAAGCCGCTAACAGAACAAAGGCACTTAAATCAAGCAGCCCACAATGCACTGTTGTGAAGGCAGAGCAAATTAATTTTCCAGATAGTGAAgcatatttcaataaattgaaagTTAGGGAGCATATGAACAAATCCAATGTTCAAGATGACAAGAATGCCAGTGTCTCCACTACCCAAACATTGGTCAGATCAAGAAGATTGAATGGAGTTAGTCGGAGAAAGAAGGAGCTTGAGACATCAGTCCAAGCACTAGTTGATACTGCTGGTAAACGTGAAAGGAGGAGGAGCCCAGTTTGGTTCTCATTGGTTGCTTCCACTGACAAGTTAGATTTTTTCGTATATTGCTATGGAATTACGTTTTATAATCACAGATCTTCTGCTTCTTTTCTAACATTGCACAAATCATTCAGAGAAGGAGATTGTCCATTGCCCCAGATCTCCTCAAGTTACTTGAGGATTAG GGATGGAAACCTGCCAGTTTCTTTCATCCAAAAGTACCTTGTAAAGAAACTTGGTCTTGCGAGTGAAGCTGAG GTGGAAATTACATGCAGGGGGCAGTCAATCATTCCCACAATGGCCCTGCACAACTTGATAGATCTTTGGTTGCGGTCGggttcttcaataaaagacCCGGCATTCCTTGGCACTTCAGCCAAGGAATTCGTGATGGTTTTATCATATCGCCGTAAAGTCTAG
- the LOC120255952 gene encoding E3 ubiquitin protein ligase DRIP2-like isoform X4, which translates to MKRKVNAPEVTPSFSFPVIRKERSLSSLVVNTPRIATQNSLTGRRSKAVGRRAAAMRGPSPTVTEVNKKENDSDGRADNSSSSETLSKMTQNRRQNFAKAESSGQTNHQDSESVRDPFIDRAELWKLLNCLVEAANRTKALKSSSPQCTVVKAEQINFPDSEAYFNKLKVREHMNKSNVQDDKNASVSTTQTLVRSRRLNGVSRRKKELETSVQALVDTAGKRERRRSPVWFSLVASTDKLDFFVYCYGITFYNHRSSASFLTLHKSFREGDCPLPQISSSYLRIRDGNLPVSFIQKYLVKKLGLASEAEVEITCRGQSIIPTMALHNLIDLWLRSGSSIKDPAFLGTSAKEFVMVLSYRRKV; encoded by the exons ATGAA GCGAAAAGTTAATGCACCTGAAGTTAcaccttctttctcttttccggTCATACGGAAGGAGCGATCTCTATCTTCATTGGTGGTCAATACACCAAGAATAGCAACCCAGAACAGTTTGACAGGAAGGAGATCCAAGGCTGTTGGTAGAAGAGCTGCTGCTATGCGTGGCCCTAGTCCAACAGTTACCGAAGTCAATAAAAAGGAGAATGACAGTGATGGACGGGCAGATAACTCTAGTTCATCTGAGACCCTGAGCAAGATGACTCAAAATAGAAGGCAG aACTTTGCAAAGGCAGAGTCATCTGGCCAGACAAATCATCAAGATTCAGAAAGTGTCAGGGATCCTTTTATTGATAGGGCTGAGCTTTGGAAACTCTTGAATTGTCTGGTTGAAGCCGCTAACAGAACAAAGGCACTTAAATCAAGCAGCCCACAATGCACTGTTGTGAAGGCAGAGCAAATTAATTTTCCAGATAGTGAAgcatatttcaataaattgaaagTTAGGGAGCATATGAACAAATCCAATGTTCAAGATGACAAGAATGCCAGTGTCTCCACTACCCAAACATTGGTCAGATCAAGAAGATTGAATGGAGTTAGTCGGAGAAAGAAGGAGCTTGAGACATCAGTCCAAGCACTAGTTGATACTGCTGGTAAACGTGAAAGGAGGAGGAGCCCAGTTTGGTTCTCATTGGTTGCTTCCACTGACAAGTTAGATTTTTTCGTATATTGCTATGGAATTACGTTTTATAATCACAGATCTTCTGCTTCTTTTCTAACATTGCACAAATCATTCAGAGAAGGAGATTGTCCATTGCCCCAGATCTCCTCAAGTTACTTGAGGATTAG GGATGGAAACCTGCCAGTTTCTTTCATCCAAAAGTACCTTGTAAAGAAACTTGGTCTTGCGAGTGAAGCTGAG GTGGAAATTACATGCAGGGGGCAGTCAATCATTCCCACAATGGCCCTGCACAACTTGATAGATCTTTGGTTGCGGTCGggttcttcaataaaagacCCGGCATTCCTTGGCACTTCAGCCAAGGAATTCGTGATGGTTTTATCATATCGCCGTAAAGTCTAG
- the LOC120255952 gene encoding E3 ubiquitin protein ligase DRIP2-like isoform X3, which translates to MLRRRKVNAPEVTPSFSFPVIRKERSLSSLVVNTPRIATQNSLTGRRSKAVGRRAAAMRGPSPTVTEVNKKENDSDGRADNSSSSETLSKMTQNRRQNFAKAESSGQTNHQDSESVRDPFIDRAELWKLLNCLVEAANRTKALKSSSPQCTVVKAEQINFPDSEAYFNKLKVREHMNKSNVQDDKNASVSTTQTLVRSRRLNGVSRRKKELETSVQALVDTAGKRERRRSPVWFSLVASTDKLDFFVYCYGITFYNHRSSASFLTLHKSFREGDCPLPQISSSYLRIRDGNLPVSFIQKYLVKKLGLASEAEVEITCRGQSIIPTMALHNLIDLWLRSGSSIKDPAFLGTSAKEFVMVLSYRRKV; encoded by the exons ATGTTGAGAAG GCGAAAAGTTAATGCACCTGAAGTTAcaccttctttctcttttccggTCATACGGAAGGAGCGATCTCTATCTTCATTGGTGGTCAATACACCAAGAATAGCAACCCAGAACAGTTTGACAGGAAGGAGATCCAAGGCTGTTGGTAGAAGAGCTGCTGCTATGCGTGGCCCTAGTCCAACAGTTACCGAAGTCAATAAAAAGGAGAATGACAGTGATGGACGGGCAGATAACTCTAGTTCATCTGAGACCCTGAGCAAGATGACTCAAAATAGAAGGCAG aACTTTGCAAAGGCAGAGTCATCTGGCCAGACAAATCATCAAGATTCAGAAAGTGTCAGGGATCCTTTTATTGATAGGGCTGAGCTTTGGAAACTCTTGAATTGTCTGGTTGAAGCCGCTAACAGAACAAAGGCACTTAAATCAAGCAGCCCACAATGCACTGTTGTGAAGGCAGAGCAAATTAATTTTCCAGATAGTGAAgcatatttcaataaattgaaagTTAGGGAGCATATGAACAAATCCAATGTTCAAGATGACAAGAATGCCAGTGTCTCCACTACCCAAACATTGGTCAGATCAAGAAGATTGAATGGAGTTAGTCGGAGAAAGAAGGAGCTTGAGACATCAGTCCAAGCACTAGTTGATACTGCTGGTAAACGTGAAAGGAGGAGGAGCCCAGTTTGGTTCTCATTGGTTGCTTCCACTGACAAGTTAGATTTTTTCGTATATTGCTATGGAATTACGTTTTATAATCACAGATCTTCTGCTTCTTTTCTAACATTGCACAAATCATTCAGAGAAGGAGATTGTCCATTGCCCCAGATCTCCTCAAGTTACTTGAGGATTAG GGATGGAAACCTGCCAGTTTCTTTCATCCAAAAGTACCTTGTAAAGAAACTTGGTCTTGCGAGTGAAGCTGAG GTGGAAATTACATGCAGGGGGCAGTCAATCATTCCCACAATGGCCCTGCACAACTTGATAGATCTTTGGTTGCGGTCGggttcttcaataaaagacCCGGCATTCCTTGGCACTTCAGCCAAGGAATTCGTGATGGTTTTATCATATCGCCGTAAAGTCTAG